A stretch of Lactiplantibacillus brownii DNA encodes these proteins:
- a CDS encoding type II toxin-antitoxin system RelB/DinJ family antitoxin, with amino-acid sequence MTTQKQKIQVSIDSDLSEEVDRILVALGMNSTTLINALYQQIAATGSVPFEVSLSQREKLNLKIKTLSKQRPLRVIEAPSKLDEYYDDDDEY; translated from the coding sequence ATGACAACACAAAAACAAAAGATCCAAGTTTCTATTGATTCTGATTTATCAGAAGAGGTTGATCGTATTTTAGTTGCGCTAGGAATGAATTCGACGACGTTGATAAACGCTTTGTATCAACAAATTGCGGCGACCGGTTCAGTTCCATTTGAAGTGAGTTTGTCACAACGAGAAAAGTTAAATCTAAAAATAAAAACATTGAGTAAGCAGCGGCCACTGCGAGTCATTGAGGCACCTAGTAAACTTGATGAGTACTATGACGACGATGATGAATATTGA
- a CDS encoding GNAT family N-acetyltransferase, translating into MTTIEIKTATLADQAELAELYLIDRQQEFPWVTDPRLADFEHDSRGEFVRVAWINGRLAGFCSLYRLANFIHLLFIAPDFRKMGVGESLLTEMRQYATEPLTLKCVMANEGALKFYSRVGFQVVKADRDALPPNYTLRDTHTEQYVALNLH; encoded by the coding sequence ATGACAACGATTGAAATTAAAACGGCGACTTTGGCCGATCAGGCCGAGTTAGCTGAACTTTATTTGATTGACCGGCAACAGGAGTTTCCGTGGGTCACGGATCCCAGACTGGCGGATTTTGAGCATGATAGTCGTGGTGAATTTGTCCGCGTAGCTTGGATCAATGGTCGTTTAGCAGGCTTTTGCTCGTTGTACCGGCTGGCAAATTTTATTCACTTGCTCTTCATTGCGCCTGATTTTCGTAAAATGGGCGTCGGCGAAAGTTTGCTGACAGAGATGCGTCAATATGCGACTGAGCCGCTTACTTTAAAGTGTGTCATGGCTAATGAAGGGGCTCTCAAGTTTTATTCGCGCGTCGGTTTTCAAGTGGTGAAAGCTGATCGAGACGCTTTACCGCCAAATTATACCTTGCGTGATACCCATACTGAACAGTATGTTGCGTTGAATTTACACTAG
- a CDS encoding C1 family peptidase, which produces MATELTKTALAALRAKQAEHQLAPVLTRAITKNGIKATSYDNQAATRLDRTFSIDLPTGKVSNQKHSGRCWEFSLLNTLRHKFATKYHVKDFELSENYLFFWDKIERANIFYRNVEQTARQPISDRLVQFLFDNPGEDGGQWAMAASLVQKYGVVPASAMPETFNTTNTTDFQAVMSRKLRKDGLKLRQLVMNGADEAELQSLEKSMLQEVYRIAVYSFGEPPTTFDLAYRDDDKNYHRTAQLTPQAFYQNYFETDLDDYVVVTNSPDKPLNQLYSLPDEDNVIGGRPIEFLNVDMGVLTDVAVQQLKSGETIWFGNDVLQQMDRKAGYLDAHLYETAKLFGINGHLTKAQRLQTGEGEVSHAMTLTGVDIVADTPTKWKVENSWGSENGDKGYFVMTQDWFDDYVYEVVVHKHFLAPEFQALLKEPARRLPAWDPLH; this is translated from the coding sequence ATGGCAACTGAATTGACAAAAACGGCTTTAGCCGCTTTACGTGCAAAGCAGGCAGAGCATCAGTTAGCGCCAGTTTTAACGCGTGCAATCACTAAGAATGGCATCAAAGCCACGAGCTATGATAATCAGGCCGCGACTCGTTTAGATCGAACCTTTTCAATTGATTTACCTACTGGCAAGGTCAGCAATCAAAAGCACAGTGGCCGCTGTTGGGAGTTTTCACTACTCAACACTTTACGGCATAAATTTGCGACAAAATATCATGTTAAAGATTTTGAATTATCAGAAAATTATTTGTTCTTCTGGGATAAAATTGAACGAGCTAACATATTTTACCGTAATGTTGAACAGACGGCTCGCCAACCAATCAGTGACCGCTTAGTCCAATTCCTATTTGATAATCCGGGTGAAGACGGGGGTCAATGGGCAATGGCGGCGAGTCTCGTACAAAAATACGGGGTTGTGCCAGCGAGTGCGATGCCAGAAACGTTTAATACGACTAATACGACTGATTTTCAAGCAGTCATGAGTCGCAAACTACGTAAAGATGGCTTGAAGTTACGTCAACTGGTCATGAATGGCGCGGATGAAGCAGAATTACAGTCACTTGAAAAGAGTATGTTACAAGAGGTCTATCGGATCGCGGTTTATTCATTTGGCGAGCCACCGACCACGTTTGATTTGGCCTATCGTGATGATGATAAAAATTATCATCGAACCGCACAACTTACACCACAAGCATTCTATCAAAATTATTTTGAAACTGACTTAGATGATTATGTGGTCGTCACTAATTCGCCTGACAAGCCGCTCAATCAGTTATATAGCTTGCCGGATGAAGATAATGTCATCGGGGGACGGCCAATCGAGTTTTTGAACGTTGATATGGGCGTTTTGACGGATGTTGCTGTGCAACAGCTCAAATCAGGTGAAACGATCTGGTTTGGCAATGACGTTTTGCAGCAAATGGATCGAAAAGCGGGCTATTTGGATGCACACTTGTATGAAACCGCTAAATTATTTGGAATTAACGGCCATTTGACCAAAGCGCAACGGTTACAGACAGGCGAAGGCGAAGTGAGTCATGCGATGACGTTGACGGGTGTCGATATCGTCGCTGATACGCCAACTAAATGGAAAGTTGAAAATAGTTGGGGCTCAGAAAATGGTGATAAAGGTTACTTTGTGATGACGCAAGACTGGTTTGACGACTATGTTTATGAAGTAGTGGTTCACAAGCACTTCTTGGCACCAGAATTTCAAGCGTTGCTCAAGGAACCCGCGCGGCGTTTGCCAGCTTGGGATCCGTTGCACTAA
- a CDS encoding DegV family protein has translation MRTAIVTDSASYLSAADIKKYHIFVVPITVIFGQQTYLENVEMTSKEFYERMRTAPELPSTTQITLGQMQQMYDQLAADGYDAVISIHLSSGITSFITNLESYLPNVTNIKVYPFDSLITAAGEANMALLAAKLIAAGKTPEDVIEQLQHLRDTTEVYFVVDNLSHLVRTGRLSNASRLVGNLLRIKPVLTFEDGKIVAIEKERTMRRAYAAIKAKLAAAIEATDYPLRITIVNGNNPKLQAAWVADISESFPDLTIDQSEIGPVVGVHVGEGVMGLFWAKDWEKWPE, from the coding sequence ATGCGAACAGCAATTGTTACCGATAGCGCGAGTTACTTATCGGCCGCCGATATTAAGAAATATCATATTTTTGTAGTACCAATCACCGTTATCTTTGGCCAACAAACTTACTTGGAAAACGTTGAAATGACGTCCAAAGAATTTTACGAACGGATGCGGACTGCGCCAGAATTACCAAGCACGACGCAGATCACGCTTGGTCAAATGCAGCAAATGTACGACCAATTGGCTGCGGATGGCTATGATGCCGTTATTAGTATTCATCTTTCTTCTGGCATCACCAGTTTCATCACAAACCTTGAAAGCTATCTACCGAACGTTACTAACATTAAAGTTTACCCGTTCGATTCCTTGATTACGGCCGCGGGTGAAGCAAATATGGCTTTACTAGCTGCGAAGCTGATTGCCGCGGGGAAAACACCAGAAGACGTGATTGAACAACTACAACATTTGCGCGATACGACCGAAGTTTACTTTGTCGTCGATAATCTCAGTCACTTAGTTCGCACGGGACGGCTTTCTAATGCGTCACGACTGGTCGGCAATTTGTTACGCATCAAACCCGTCTTAACTTTTGAAGATGGTAAGATCGTCGCAATCGAAAAGGAACGAACCATGCGCCGGGCTTATGCCGCCATCAAAGCCAAATTAGCGGCGGCCATCGAAGCAACTGATTATCCGCTGCGTATCACGATTGTTAACGGGAATAATCCCAAGTTACAAGCCGCATGGGTAGCCGATATCAGCGAAAGTTTTCCTGACTTGACCATTGACCAAAGTGAAATTGGCCCAGTAGTCGGCGTCCACGTCGGTGAAGGTGTCATGGGGTTATTTTGGGCTAAGGATTGGGAAAAATGGCCCGAATAG
- a CDS encoding helix-turn-helix domain-containing protein, whose product MNVQQLQLIYPQATVVTAPIVKPNTVCIRLAAEKYLCIETAKLGRRELSLLELLTQTKAPQAAIDTWSNFLTGEATVAPHTTAKQLQLLHFQVRFTDDSQHHHQWLAALSDLFNDVVHRTFTTENDGYLLLADPISPLTQPDLTGLLDLLDNDFYTNTHLFIGSRHGDVQTLPAAYRLERQLFEQNHKQAVGTLSSAMLPYLATVHHTALDTLTNELLTDPDNQQLITALYQTQGNVRQAAAHLFLHRNTLLYRIDKFERCSGFNLKAMDDLVYCYLLTLAQTNN is encoded by the coding sequence ACCCACAAGCGACGGTGGTAACGGCACCTATTGTTAAGCCTAATACGGTCTGCATCAGGCTCGCAGCGGAAAAATATTTATGCATTGAGACCGCGAAACTTGGGCGCCGTGAACTCTCCCTCTTGGAACTGTTGACTCAAACCAAAGCACCCCAAGCCGCCATTGATACGTGGTCGAACTTTTTGACTGGCGAAGCCACAGTTGCACCACACACCACGGCAAAACAACTGCAGTTACTCCACTTTCAGGTTCGTTTTACCGACGACAGCCAGCATCATCACCAGTGGCTTGCAGCTTTAAGCGACTTGTTTAATGATGTCGTGCATCGTACTTTTACGACCGAAAATGATGGCTATTTATTACTAGCTGATCCCATCAGCCCCTTGACACAACCGGATTTGACCGGCTTATTAGATTTGTTAGATAACGATTTTTATACCAATACCCATCTATTTATTGGGAGCCGTCACGGTGATGTTCAAACGCTACCAGCCGCATATCGTTTGGAACGTCAACTTTTCGAGCAAAACCACAAACAAGCGGTCGGTACTTTAAGCAGTGCAATGTTACCTTACTTAGCCACGGTTCATCACACCGCACTAGATACTTTGACCAATGAGCTACTGACAGATCCTGATAACCAACAATTGATCACGGCTTTATATCAAACTCAGGGTAACGTCCGCCAAGCGGCAGCTCACCTCTTCTTGCACCGCAACACCTTGTTATATCGGATCGATAAGTTTGAGCGGTGCAGCGGGTTTAATCTGAAAGCCATGGATGATCTTGTGTACTGCTACTTATTAACGTTAGCCCAAACAAACAATTGA
- a CDS encoding Nramp family divalent metal transporter: protein MKKKTGEKKKSSKFIEETGTQRKSLDEINGTIEVPEDKGYFRTLLAYTGPGALIAVGYMDPGNWITSIGGGASFKYTLLSVVLLSSLIAMLLQAMSARLGIVTGRDLAQLTRERTSKWAGLGLWVITELAIMATDIAEIIGSGIALELLFGFPLIVGITITAFDVLILLFLMKLGFHKIEAIVATLVAVILFVFAYEVFLSKPNALGVLGGYVPRAEILTNQPMLYLALGIVGATVMPHDLYLGSSISQTRKYDIHDEASVRKTIRFTIADSNIQLTLAFVVNSLLLILGAALFFGTHSDLGRFADLFNALNNSKIVGAIASPMLSMLFAIALLASGQSSTITGTLAGQIIMEGFIHLRMPLWAQRLLTRLMSITPVLIFAVYYHGNEAKIESLLTFSQVFLSIALPFAMIPLIIFTSDKKLMGVFANRPWVKYTSWIVAVILVILNLQLIWTTLA from the coding sequence TTGAAAAAGAAAACGGGCGAAAAGAAAAAATCCAGTAAATTTATTGAAGAAACTGGGACCCAACGCAAAAGTTTGGATGAAATCAATGGGACGATTGAAGTCCCTGAAGATAAAGGGTATTTTCGAACTTTGCTGGCTTACACGGGGCCAGGCGCGCTAATTGCGGTTGGGTATATGGACCCTGGGAATTGGATCACGTCGATCGGTGGGGGTGCGAGTTTTAAGTACACCTTACTGAGCGTGGTTTTACTTTCTAGTTTAATTGCGATGCTACTACAAGCGATGTCAGCGCGATTAGGCATTGTGACCGGACGTGATTTAGCTCAACTAACTCGTGAGCGCACCTCAAAGTGGGCCGGACTGGGTTTGTGGGTCATCACAGAACTGGCCATTATGGCGACAGATATCGCTGAAATTATTGGTTCAGGGATTGCGCTGGAACTCTTATTCGGTTTTCCACTGATTGTGGGGATCACGATTACGGCATTTGATGTTTTGATCTTATTGTTCTTGATGAAATTAGGCTTCCACAAGATTGAAGCTATCGTCGCGACACTGGTTGCGGTGATTCTCTTTGTTTTTGCTTATGAAGTCTTCTTATCAAAGCCGAATGCCTTGGGTGTTTTAGGCGGTTATGTGCCACGGGCAGAAATTTTGACCAATCAACCAATGCTGTACTTGGCCTTGGGGATCGTTGGTGCGACCGTGATGCCGCATGATTTGTATTTAGGCTCATCAATTTCTCAAACTCGAAAGTATGACATTCATGATGAAGCGTCAGTTCGTAAGACTATTCGATTCACGATTGCGGATTCGAATATTCAGCTGACTTTAGCGTTTGTTGTTAACAGTTTGTTACTGATTCTTGGTGCAGCGTTGTTCTTCGGAACGCATAGTGATCTTGGTCGTTTTGCGGATTTGTTCAATGCACTGAACAATTCCAAAATCGTGGGTGCGATTGCTAGTCCAATGCTTAGTATGTTATTCGCAATTGCATTACTCGCTTCAGGGCAAAGCTCCACGATTACTGGTACTTTAGCGGGTCAGATCATCATGGAAGGCTTTATTCATTTGCGGATGCCGCTTTGGGCGCAACGATTATTGACACGGTTGATGTCGATTACACCAGTGTTGATTTTCGCGGTTTACTATCATGGTAATGAAGCAAAAATCGAAAGCCTGTTAACGTTCTCGCAAGTATTCTTGTCGATTGCGTTGCCATTTGCGATGATTCCATTGATTATTTTTACTAGTGATAAAAAATTGATGGGTGTCTTTGCTAACCGGCCCTGGGTTAAGTACACTTCATGGATCGTGGCAGTAATTTTAGTTATTTTGAATTTACAATTAATTTGGACGACCTTAGCTTGA
- a CDS encoding helix-turn-helix domain-containing protein, translated as MSIFAERLKKAMQQAQITSAQLAKTTGIGRSSISQWLSSKYVAKHDKVVTLAQALDVEPEWLLGATVPAAAAPAVAATPAIAPELAILWEQLDATGHKKLLKKARKLVAKAEVPTGKKKGKKKKKHQA; from the coding sequence ATGAGTATTTTTGCAGAACGACTTAAAAAGGCGATGCAACAAGCCCAAATCACCTCCGCACAATTAGCTAAAACGACTGGCATCGGTCGTTCCTCAATCAGTCAGTGGTTGAGTAGCAAATATGTGGCAAAACATGATAAAGTCGTCACATTGGCGCAGGCGTTGGACGTGGAACCAGAATGGTTGCTCGGAGCGACGGTCCCCGCTGCTGCCGCGCCTGCAGTTGCTGCGACGCCGGCGATTGCCCCGGAGCTAGCGATCCTTTGGGAACAATTAGATGCGACCGGACACAAGAAATTATTGAAGAAAGCCCGCAAACTTGTCGCGAAGGCTGAAGTTCCGACTGGTAAGAAAAAAGGTAAAAAGAAGAAGAAACATCAAGCTTAA
- a CDS encoding universal stress protein: MDSSKMNDPLIYRRILLTVDEDDNTSSERAFRYATTLARDYEVPLGIVSVMESEDINIFDSLTPSKIQAKRRHVEQVVQDYVDLAKKDGIAEVEPLVYEGGDVDDVILEQVIPDFKPDLLVTGADTQFAHSKIAGAIGPRLARKAPISVIVVR; the protein is encoded by the coding sequence ATGGATAGTTCTAAAATGAATGACCCATTAATCTATCGACGGATTCTGTTGACCGTGGATGAGGATGACAATACATCTTCTGAACGGGCTTTTCGGTATGCCACCACGTTAGCGCGTGATTACGAGGTGCCGTTGGGAATCGTTTCCGTGATGGAGAGTGAAGATATCAATATTTTTGATTCACTCACGCCATCAAAGATTCAGGCGAAGCGAAGACATGTTGAACAAGTAGTTCAAGACTATGTTGACTTAGCCAAAAAGGATGGTATCGCTGAAGTTGAACCACTCGTCTACGAAGGCGGGGATGTCGACGATGTGATCCTAGAACAAGTGATTCCGGATTTTAAACCGGACTTGTTAGTTACGGGTGCCGATACACAATTTGCACATTCAAAGATTGCGGGAGCGATTGGGCCGCGGTTAGCGCGGAAAGCGCCAATCTCCGTAATCGTTGTGCGTTAA
- a CDS encoding Panacea domain-containing protein yields MSEEHYVFEDVTVLIAHLVHRFDNPTPLKVQKGLYFLWAFYAATYGNIDYSDDKNEFSLQSERYPKELFQAQFEAWRYGPVLNKVYAEYKSGDFKNIPDNYKPQTENGKEVLSFIDDLADQINTVNDFGLVERSHQDRAWQLAFKNENHSKMSNEAIKEDYIGYVKQQSQI; encoded by the coding sequence ATGAGTGAAGAGCATTATGTATTCGAGGATGTCACGGTTTTGATTGCACATCTTGTGCATCGGTTTGACAACCCAACACCATTAAAAGTTCAAAAAGGACTATATTTTCTTTGGGCATTTTACGCTGCAACCTATGGAAATATTGATTATTCAGATGACAAGAACGAGTTTAGCTTGCAAAGTGAACGTTATCCTAAAGAACTGTTTCAAGCTCAGTTTGAAGCTTGGCGATATGGTCCAGTATTAAATAAAGTTTATGCGGAATATAAGAGTGGTGACTTTAAAAATATTCCAGATAACTATAAACCACAAACCGAAAATGGCAAAGAGGTTTTATCGTTTATCGATGACTTGGCTGACCAAATTAATACCGTAAATGATTTTGGCCTAGTTGAACGATCACATCAGGATCGCGCTTGGCAACTTGCATTTAAAAACGAAAATCATAGCAAGATGAGTAATGAAGCGATTAAAGAGGACTATATCGGCTATGTCAAACAACAATCCCAAATTTAA
- a CDS encoding PadR family transcriptional regulator: protein MAQKNKLQFIILGLLNQQPLTGYDLTKAFDHEIGEFWQAQHSQIYPQLKRLEAQGLITHEVMISGEKLEKKLYHITETGQASLTTWITTGTPELTATKDEFILKLYFVRTNRDPRLPEMLTEQLRLHAEKLQHLQARLTTVFPTKASQTENFGHYLILQHALGRENYYVGWLQQTLAALPSES from the coding sequence ATGGCGCAAAAAAACAAACTACAATTCATTATTCTCGGGCTCCTAAATCAGCAACCGTTGACTGGTTATGATTTAACGAAAGCCTTTGACCACGAAATTGGGGAATTTTGGCAAGCACAACACAGTCAAATTTATCCGCAACTTAAACGATTGGAAGCACAAGGGTTGATCACGCATGAAGTGATGATCAGTGGTGAGAAGCTAGAAAAAAAGCTTTATCATATCACGGAAACCGGACAAGCGAGTTTAACGACATGGATCACAACAGGGACGCCTGAATTAACGGCGACAAAGGATGAGTTCATTTTAAAACTTTACTTTGTGCGAACGAATCGCGATCCTCGTTTGCCAGAGATGCTAACTGAGCAACTCCGATTACATGCTGAAAAATTGCAACATTTACAGGCACGGTTGACCACGGTCTTTCCCACCAAAGCCTCACAGACTGAAAATTTTGGTCATTACTTAATTTTGCAACATGCTTTGGGGCGAGAAAATTACTACGTTGGTTGGTTGCAGCAAACATTAGCGGCCTTACCAAGCGAGTCTTAG